In Chryseobacterium scophthalmum, the genomic stretch GCTGAAACCAGTTCTTCGTAATCAATAATACCTTCGAACATTTCGTCCTTATTATCAGTCAGCTTTCTATTGAAAACAATGATGTTATCTACTTTATCCTTCGCCAATTCAATGGCTTTTTCTACTAAAGGCAGATAAGGAATTCTTTTAGCAATTTCAATTCCTGCGGTTGCAGTAATTAAAGCTTTTGGTTTGCAATCATCAATTCTCACAACCAATTCGTGTGGCGCAAAACCGCCAAAAACAACATTGTGAATCACGCCGATTCTCGCACAAGCCAACATTGCAAAAAGCGTCTGCGGAATCATCGGCATATAAATTACAGCGGTGTCGCTTTTTTTTAAACCTAAAGAAGCCAATCCACCGGCTAATTTTGAAACTTCTTCTTTTGCCTGATTAAAAGTATATTTTTTCTTTTGCCCTGTTACCGGAGAATCATAAATAATCGCAATTTCTTCGCCAAAGCCGTCTTCAATATGTTTGTCGATGCACAAATAAGACATATTGAGTCTTCCATCTTCAAACCATTGAGTGTAGTCATTTTTATCTTTTGAAATAATCGTTTTGGGAAATTCAAACCACGAAATTTCCTGAGCCTGTTCTTTCCAGAATTGCTCTTTATTTTCTATGCTTTGTTTAAATAAATTATCTGTGTTCATATTTTCTGTGTTTGTTTTTTAAACACTAATTACACTAAAGGATTTGTGTTATTTGTGTAATCCATTTGTAATATTTGTGTTTGAATTATCCTAAAAGTTCCTCAATCTGCTGAATCAGTTTTTTAATAGAATAAGGTTTTGTAACATACGCATCAGCTCCCATTCCCAAGCCTTTTTCTATATCTTTTGGATTATTTTTAGCGCTTAAGAAAAGCACTTTTGTATTGTTTAAAGCTTCATTTTTTTTAATTTCCTCCAAAGTGCTGTATCCGTCAAGATTCGGCATCATAATATCCAATAGAATAACATCAGGAACAAGGGTTTTCAGGAATTCTAAAACCTCAGCTCCGTCTCTTGCAATGTATACTTCGTATCCTATTTTCCGGAAACTGTATTCCAGAGACATTAATATTTTATGTTCGTCATCTGCGATCAATATTTTTTTCATTTTTGCACATCGTTAAGGTTCAACTTCATTACTTTTTATATTTTTTCGGGTGAAGGTAACGGTAAAAGTCACCCCTAATCCACTGTTTTCTGCTTTTATAGTTCCATTGTGGGCTTCTACGATTCTTCTTGAAATGGCAAGACCGAGACCGCTTCCTGTTGGTTTTATAATGTTTTGATTTTTAGACTGGTAAAATTTATCGAAAATCACTTCCAGATCTTCTTCAGGAATGTTTTTTCCGGTATTGAATATTTTGATGATTAAAAAATTATCTTTTTCTGAAAATTTAGTCTGAATTGTACCTTGTTCTTCAGTAAATTTCAATGCATTTCCTAAGATATTTTGGAATAATTGAATCATTCTCGCTTCATCATATTCAAACAGATAATTATGAAGTAGATCGACTTCGCTTACATGAATGAATTTCTGCTGAATCAAATGTAGAATAGGGTTTAAAGCTTTTTTGTAAGTTTCAATAATGTTGTTTTCCTGAATATTTAAAGCAATTTCTCCATGCTGAAGTTTATCCAAATAAAGAATATCGTTGATGATCTCACTTAAACGGTCAGATTCTGTGATGATATTGTTTAAAAATTCTCTTTTAATATCTAAAGGAATATCGTCATCGTCTGTTAAAATTTCTCCTGCAGAACGAATCGCTGTAATTGGAGTTCTGAGTTCGTGTGCAACTGAATCGAGAAAATCATCTTTCTGGCGGTCTTTTACAATTAAATTTTCATTCGCTGCGCTCAGATCATTTGAAAGTTGCTTCAGTTCTTCAGATTTTTCTGTAAGCTTTTTATTTAAAGTGATGTTTTCTTTAGATTCTTCCAGAATATTTAAAACTTCTTTTAATGAAATTTTATCTTCTTTGGTAACGCCTTCAATTAAAATTTTCGCAGAAGCTGTCCCGATTCTTCCAGCCAAAAGGTTTTCGGAAAATTTTATAAATCTTGAATCTGCAGTTTCGGTTTGCGAATCGATATTGTATTTAATATTGAAGATCCGCATTGCCTGTTCGGTTTTCTTTTTGCCTAAAAAACGCTCCAGAATATTTTTGATATCAGAAACATAAGCGGTTCCTCTCCAGATAAATGCATTCTCATGATTTTGAATATACTTATCAATATCAACATATAATTCGGCAAAATTTCGCTCACGGTAATTTCCTTTCATGCTTACAGAAAGAATGGTGAATAATCCTGTATTCACTAAGATCGACCAAAAGAAAATTTCAGGAATTCTTCCTAAATACGGAATGCTGAAGAAGTCGAAAACATCATACATGTCACGTAAAGCTCCTTTAATTTCTGAATTGTATGAAAAATAATATTGCGGAACAATCAATCCGAAATAACAAATAATTAATCCTGCAAAAAGCCCGATGATTGCGCCTTTGTAGCTTCCTCTTCTCCAAAATATAGCTCCGAAAAATGCAGGAGCCAATTGCGCAATAATGACAAACGAAATTAAACCAACTGAATCTAATGAAGTTTTTAAAATGAAATATTTATAAAAAGCAAACGCTACGATAATCAATCCAAAAATTGAAAATTTACGTACGTTGGTAATGTTTCTGGTATTTTGAGTTTCATTTTCAGCTTTAAATTTTCCTAATAAACCGTAAGGAATGATAAGATTGTTAGAAAGCATGATCGATAATGTAATTGCTGAAATAATGATCATTGAAATACACGAACTCAAGCCTCCTAAAAATACCAAAACTGTAATCAAAGTATTATCAAAATGTTGGGGAATGAGAATAGAGTAGAACTCCGGATTTACGTTTTGACCTTGAAATATTAATCTTCCACCCCAAGCGATCGGGAAGATAAAAATGGTAAATATTAAAAGATACAGCGGAAAAAACCAAATCGCTGTTTTGATGTGTTTTTCCTGTCTGTTTTCGACAATTGCAGTGTGGAATTGTCTTGGTAAAATACAGATTGCAGTTCCCGAAATCAGGCAGAGAACCATCCAGTTCATAGCACCTTCAATTCCGTTAAAAGTGTTTTTTGCTTTAAAATCTGAAAACTTACTTGCCTTTTGATATAAATCTGAAAACCCATCAAAAGCATAGTAAATGACAAATAATCCTAAAATAATAATGAAAAATAATTTAAGAAAGCTTTCTAATGCGATTGCCGAAATTATTCCTAAGCGTTTTTCGGAAGCGTCTACATATTTCGTTCCGTAATAAGATGAAAATACAGCGATCAAAACAACTACAAAGGTTCCACTGTCGGTAAAAATATTTTTAGAAACACTGGTTTCTGTCACTAAGTGAAATGTTTCTGAAATAGCTTTTATCTGCAATCCGATATAAGGAATGATTGCAAAAAGACAAACTAAAGTAATAATTGCACTGAAACTTCTGCTGTTTCCGTATCGCAAAGAAATGAAATCCGCAAGACTGCTTATTTTATTAACTCTTGAAATACGAACAATTCTTGTATTAA encodes the following:
- a CDS encoding response regulator transcription factor, with amino-acid sequence MKKILIADDEHKILMSLEYSFRKIGYEVYIARDGAEVLEFLKTLVPDVILLDIMMPNLDGYSTLEEIKKNEALNNTKVLFLSAKNNPKDIEKGLGMGADAYVTKPYSIKKLIQQIEELLG
- a CDS encoding ATP-binding protein, coding for MSSFALFIVVLIYLALLFLVAHLAEKKKSKLWINNPYIYALSLAVYCTAWTYYGSIGVAATSGLNYLPIYIGPIMVIPAWIYINTRIVRISRVNKISSLADFISLRYGNSRSFSAIITLVCLFAIIPYIGLQIKAISETFHLVTETSVSKNIFTDSGTFVVVLIAVFSSYYGTKYVDASEKRLGIISAIALESFLKLFFIIILGLFVIYYAFDGFSDLYQKASKFSDFKAKNTFNGIEGAMNWMVLCLISGTAICILPRQFHTAIVENRQEKHIKTAIWFFPLYLLIFTIFIFPIAWGGRLIFQGQNVNPEFYSILIPQHFDNTLITVLVFLGGLSSCISMIIISAITLSIMLSNNLIIPYGLLGKFKAENETQNTRNITNVRKFSIFGLIIVAFAFYKYFILKTSLDSVGLISFVIIAQLAPAFFGAIFWRRGSYKGAIIGLFAGLIICYFGLIVPQYYFSYNSEIKGALRDMYDVFDFFSIPYLGRIPEIFFWSILVNTGLFTILSVSMKGNYRERNFAELYVDIDKYIQNHENAFIWRGTAYVSDIKNILERFLGKKKTEQAMRIFNIKYNIDSQTETADSRFIKFSENLLAGRIGTASAKILIEGVTKEDKISLKEVLNILEESKENITLNKKLTEKSEELKQLSNDLSAANENLIVKDRQKDDFLDSVAHELRTPITAIRSAGEILTDDDDIPLDIKREFLNNIITESDRLSEIINDILYLDKLQHGEIALNIQENNIIETYKKALNPILHLIQQKFIHVSEVDLLHNYLFEYDEARMIQLFQNILGNALKFTEEQGTIQTKFSEKDNFLIIKIFNTGKNIPEEDLEVIFDKFYQSKNQNIIKPTGSGLGLAISRRIVEAHNGTIKAENSGLGVTFTVTFTRKNIKSNEVEP